In Streptomyces sp. RFCAC02, the following proteins share a genomic window:
- a CDS encoding RloB family protein: protein MSCEGEKTEPDYLDYLTDEFGDGDEGRPPFRIQPISRRNGMLPTETVEAVRRYADTDEAWVLFDRDGDDRDANIRRALKEAAAAKIEVGFSHPSFDLWLLLHFQPFSGAQSGSSRIVVEKLRSAKGAEAFEDYDKRNDKSVKGVRRDALRGKQETAVANARALVGSCGHGACKAGRAKAEPVGRDAAAEPLPQWSARSGHAPDCPALKRDPSTDVWRLLAALGIVPHIR, encoded by the coding sequence GTGTCCTGCGAAGGGGAAAAGACCGAACCCGACTACTTGGACTACCTCACCGATGAGTTCGGTGACGGTGACGAGGGCCGGCCGCCCTTCCGCATCCAGCCGATCAGTCGGAGGAACGGCATGCTTCCGACGGAGACCGTGGAAGCGGTGCGCCGCTACGCCGATACGGACGAGGCATGGGTCCTCTTCGACCGCGATGGCGACGACCGTGACGCGAATATCCGGCGGGCGCTGAAGGAAGCCGCCGCAGCCAAGATCGAGGTGGGCTTCTCCCACCCATCCTTCGACCTGTGGTTGCTCCTGCACTTTCAGCCCTTCTCCGGAGCGCAGAGCGGCAGCAGCAGGATCGTTGTCGAGAAGCTGCGGAGCGCCAAGGGCGCAGAGGCGTTCGAGGACTACGACAAGCGCAACGACAAGAGCGTCAAGGGCGTGCGGCGCGACGCCCTGCGCGGCAAGCAGGAGACGGCCGTGGCGAACGCGCGGGCACTCGTCGGCTCCTGCGGACACGGCGCCTGCAAGGCGGGTCGTGCGAAAGCGGAGCCGGTGGGACGGGATGCCGCCGCCGAGCCGCTGCCTCAGTGGTCCGCACGCTCCGGACATGCCCCGGACTGCCCGGCCCTGAAGCGCGACCCGTCCACCGATGTCTGGCGACTGCTGGCGGCGCTCGGAATCGTTCCGCACATTCGCTGA
- a CDS encoding ATP-binding protein: MLLRFRVANHRSIRDEHELSLIGTEFNEGTARETPLTFKGRRVTALPALGVFGANASGKSNLLSAIRFMRDAVRDSFADWAKTPGVVPREPFRLDPACREETTLYEVDLLLGRDPVRYTYGFELSDGRVEAEWLHAYPHGKRNVWFDREAGRADDGEDEFVFKGTGFKGRRDDLVGLTRPNALFLSVAAALNDPQLSLMHRWFMDNLWLVTPGTDIAARSEWTQRLLVDAQGSADHRDRIVRLLAVADLGLTGIDVDRDTGRVGFRHRATGGGEVSMDFLTEESLGTHAWFAFLGPLLSVLDSGAVLLVDELDSSLHPTLASEVVRLFQDRESNPRGAQVIFTTHDATLLGNAVLDRPLDRDQVWITTKKQSGETELYALTDAKPRKEENLERGYLRGRYGGIPRITAGEISRELSWPGTKATA; this comes from the coding sequence GTGCTGCTCCGTTTCCGGGTGGCCAATCACCGGTCGATCCGTGATGAGCACGAGCTGTCACTGATCGGCACGGAATTCAACGAGGGCACCGCACGTGAGACGCCGCTGACCTTCAAAGGGCGACGGGTGACAGCGCTCCCCGCGCTCGGTGTCTTCGGCGCCAACGCGTCGGGCAAGTCGAACCTCCTCAGCGCCATCCGTTTCATGCGGGACGCGGTGCGCGACTCCTTCGCCGACTGGGCGAAGACCCCCGGAGTCGTCCCGCGTGAGCCTTTCAGGCTGGACCCGGCATGCCGGGAGGAGACGACGCTCTACGAGGTCGACCTGCTGCTCGGCCGTGACCCGGTCCGCTACACATACGGGTTCGAGCTGTCGGACGGACGCGTCGAAGCGGAGTGGCTGCACGCCTACCCGCATGGCAAGCGCAACGTCTGGTTCGACCGGGAAGCGGGCCGCGCCGACGACGGCGAGGATGAGTTCGTCTTCAAGGGCACGGGCTTCAAGGGACGGCGGGACGACCTCGTCGGGCTGACCCGCCCCAACGCGCTCTTCCTCTCCGTGGCAGCGGCGCTCAATGATCCCCAGTTGTCGCTCATGCACCGCTGGTTCATGGACAACCTCTGGCTGGTGACTCCGGGGACAGACATCGCGGCCCGCTCCGAATGGACGCAACGCCTGCTCGTCGACGCGCAGGGCTCCGCCGATCACCGCGATCGCATCGTGCGACTGCTCGCTGTCGCGGATCTCGGTCTGACCGGGATCGACGTCGACCGCGACACAGGTCGGGTCGGGTTCCGTCACCGGGCGACGGGCGGTGGGGAGGTCTCCATGGACTTCCTGACCGAGGAGTCGCTGGGCACGCACGCCTGGTTCGCCTTCCTGGGTCCCCTGCTGTCCGTTCTCGATTCCGGGGCGGTGCTCCTGGTGGACGAACTCGACTCGAGTCTCCATCCCACACTCGCCTCCGAGGTCGTGCGGCTGTTCCAGGACCGCGAGTCCAATCCGCGGGGAGCCCAGGTGATCTTCACGACACACGACGCCACCCTGCTGGGCAACGCGGTCCTCGACCGTCCCCTCGACCGCGATCAGGTGTGGATCACCACGAAGAAGCAGTCGGGCGAGACCGAGCTGTACGCCCTGACGGATGCCAAGCCCCGCAAGGAGGAGAACCTGGAGCGCGGCTATCTGCGGGGACGATACGGGGGAATCCCGCGCATCACCGCCGGGGAAATCAGCCGCGAGCTGTCGTGGCCGGGGACGAAGGCAACAGCGTGA
- a CDS encoding TioE family transcriptional regulator, producing MGQNLQNGGRLRPVDLARRHGLSTQAVRNYEEAGILPAADRTPHGYRVYTPLHALALRAFLALLPGHGHRAATAIMRAVNEGAADEAFRVIDESHAQLLDDRGTLRAVENALRDLDPATASGRGTASGHGGTFIGPLARRLGIRPATLRAWERAGLVSPRRDPVTGYRVYSEADVRDARLTHQLRRGGHLLEQIAPLITQVRSAGGLEPLDAVLRDWHIRLAARGRALVAGAAELHTYLDARAGHPSEDGRAASQMAQ from the coding sequence ATGGGGCAGAACCTTCAAAACGGCGGTCGGCTCAGGCCCGTCGACCTGGCGCGGCGGCACGGCCTGTCCACCCAGGCGGTGCGGAACTACGAGGAGGCCGGCATCCTCCCGGCCGCCGACCGCACGCCCCACGGCTACCGCGTCTACACGCCGCTGCACGCACTGGCGCTGCGCGCGTTCCTCGCCCTGCTGCCGGGGCACGGCCACCGGGCGGCCACGGCGATCATGCGGGCCGTGAACGAGGGCGCGGCCGACGAGGCGTTCCGCGTCATCGACGAGAGCCACGCCCAGCTCCTCGACGACCGCGGGACGCTCCGGGCCGTCGAGAACGCCCTCCGCGACCTCGACCCCGCCACGGCGTCCGGCCGGGGAACGGCGTCCGGGCACGGCGGCACGTTCATCGGGCCGCTGGCACGCAGGCTCGGCATCCGGCCCGCCACGCTGCGCGCGTGGGAACGTGCCGGGCTGGTCAGCCCGCGCCGCGACCCGGTGACCGGGTACCGCGTCTACAGCGAGGCCGACGTGCGGGACGCGCGGCTGACGCACCAACTCAGGCGCGGCGGCCACCTGCTGGAGCAGATCGCACCCCTGATCACGCAGGTACGGTCGGCCGGCGGCCTCGAACCGCTGGACGCCGTCCTGCGCGACTGGCACATCCGACTCGCCGCACGGGGCAGGGCATTGGTGGCCGGCGCCGCCGAACTGCACACGTACCTCGACGCGCGGGCCGGTCACCCGTCGGAGGACGGAAGGGCCGCGTCGCAGATGGCGCAGTAG
- a CDS encoding erythromycin esterase family protein, translating into MTIDVTTAVHAVDASAVAALFPDRPRLLALGEPTHGEDTLLGLRNRLFRQLVEQEGYRTIALETDCLMGLTVDAYVTSGTGTLEEAMERGFSHEWGAFTGNRDLVRWMRAHNEGRPASERVRFAGFDGPLEITAAASPRQALTMLHSYLSARMDADLLPCTTDTLDRLLGNDARWTEPEAMWNPAKSVGRSADARELRLHADDLATLLVTQGPHLVEASTREEWDRARLCARTATGLLRYHYWMADPSPARMTRLCALRDAMMADNLLALAERGPTLAGGHNGHFQRIASSMQMGGPVEWWGAGALVSRHLGGAYGFLATALGTIRHRDVDAPPPDTVEGLLYGLPRDHCLIDAPKLASALATTPPAARVSPWFGYSPLAPASLSTTDGIVYIKDMASEAEWAGGPTTGSGSGH; encoded by the coding sequence ATGACCATCGACGTCACCACCGCCGTCCATGCCGTCGACGCCTCCGCCGTCGCGGCGCTGTTCCCGGACCGGCCCCGGCTGTTGGCCCTGGGCGAGCCCACCCACGGCGAGGACACGCTGCTCGGACTGCGCAACCGCCTGTTCCGGCAACTCGTGGAGCAGGAGGGCTACCGCACGATCGCGCTGGAGACCGACTGCCTGATGGGACTGACCGTGGACGCCTACGTCACCTCGGGCACGGGCACCCTGGAGGAGGCCATGGAGCGCGGATTCAGCCACGAGTGGGGCGCCTTCACGGGCAACCGCGACCTCGTGCGGTGGATGCGCGCCCACAACGAGGGCCGTCCCGCGTCCGAGCGGGTCCGCTTCGCCGGCTTCGACGGCCCGCTGGAGATCACCGCCGCCGCGAGCCCCCGGCAGGCCCTCACCATGCTGCACTCCTACCTCTCGGCCCGGATGGACGCGGACCTGCTCCCCTGCACCACGGACACGCTCGACCGCCTGCTCGGCAACGACGCCCGGTGGACCGAACCGGAGGCGATGTGGAACCCGGCCAAGTCCGTGGGCCGGTCCGCCGACGCCAGGGAACTCCGGCTGCACGCCGACGACTTGGCGACTCTCCTGGTCACACAGGGGCCGCACCTCGTCGAGGCGTCCACGCGGGAGGAATGGGACCGGGCACGCCTGTGCGCGCGCACGGCCACCGGCCTGCTGCGGTACCACTACTGGATGGCCGACCCCTCGCCCGCCCGCATGACGCGCCTGTGCGCGCTGCGCGACGCGATGATGGCGGACAACCTCCTCGCCCTCGCCGAGCGGGGGCCGACGCTGGCAGGCGGCCACAACGGCCACTTCCAGCGGATCGCGAGCAGCATGCAGATGGGCGGGCCGGTGGAGTGGTGGGGCGCCGGCGCGCTCGTCAGCCGGCACCTGGGCGGCGCGTACGGCTTCCTGGCGACGGCGCTCGGCACGATCCGGCACCGGGACGTGGACGCCCCGCCGCCGGACACGGTGGAGGGTCTGCTGTACGGACTACCGCGCGACCACTGCCTCATCGACGCACCGAAGCTGGCCTCCGCCCTCGCCACCACGCCCCCGGCCGCCCGCGTCTCCCCCTGGTTCGGCTACTCCCCCCTCGCCCCGGCCTCCCTGAGCACGACCGACGGGATCGTGTACATCAAGGACATGGCCTCGGAGGCGGAGTGGGCCGGCGGCCCGACGACGGGGTCCGGCTCCGGTCACTGA
- a CDS encoding TetR family transcriptional regulator C-terminal domain-containing protein: protein MLTHVLEEQARREGSEDSGTLAELIVQVWGECLRDESLATTLRHGYEDMYAVWSDLVATYRAAGHLPADVPTEHLVRTLMALVQGFIVQQALFGTVSGEMLRNGLRTLMTADAAAQ, encoded by the coding sequence GTGCTCACCCACGTGCTGGAGGAGCAGGCCCGGCGCGAGGGCTCCGAGGACAGCGGCACCCTGGCCGAGCTGATCGTGCAGGTGTGGGGCGAATGCCTGCGCGACGAGTCGCTCGCCACCACCCTCCGGCACGGGTACGAGGACATGTACGCGGTGTGGAGCGACCTCGTCGCCACCTACCGGGCCGCGGGCCACCTGCCCGCCGACGTCCCCACCGAGCACCTCGTACGCACCCTGATGGCCCTGGTGCAGGGATTCATCGTCCAGCAGGCGCTGTTCGGCACCGTGAGCGGTGAGATGCTGCGCAACGGGCTGCGCACGCTGATGACGGCGGACGCCGCCGCTCAGTGA
- a CDS encoding FtsX-like permease family protein — translation MSALGGVVRAGVTRRRMQTLVVGLATMMAVAASILGGTLIAVSGAPFGDAFARQHGAHLSLQFDAGEVSAEELAGTGDAEGVSGAAGPFPTATVAPRSDGPNPEWPMTVAGRDDPGREDVDAVELLDGRWATAPGEIVVSADAPLIAVLGMEVTFPGLSDGPTLTVVGVARSVTGTADAWVVPSQMPALTASGSGGYQMLYRFDDAGTAAQVAAGGDAVTAGLPEDAVVGEQSWLAVKESVERDTAVYVPFLMAFGALGLIMSVLVVGNIVASAVGTGTRRIGVLKAVGFTPAQVVRAYVGQALIPAAVGTVLGVVAGHVFAVPVLAEAGDVYGGSSLAIDPLIDVVVIAGVLGLVAVTAWASAWRAGRLRTVDALAVGRTASAGRGRWAARLAGRLPLPQPVALGLVRPFARPARALAMGTAVLFGAIAVTFTVGMGATLGRVMEARAHDAADVVVPAPMPDFGPGERPDVDQAAVAAAIEANTGTGEFYSASTVRATLAGRTGTIDVIAFDGDASWGGYTMVSGRWLDGPGEAVVPTGFLTTTGTRIGDTVTLDGLAEPVTVSIVGEVLDPRNDGMQVFTDAATIASAQPDPWETSHHIAVAPGTDPARYADALNRELEPLGVTAQVGGLDSSSSMVLTLNALSGALTLMLVVVAALGVLNGVLLDTRERVREIGIHKALGMVPRQTVAMVVTSVVLTGLIAGAVGVPLGVALHGRVLPAMGDTAGLRLPDSVLAVYHATELVPLALGGLLIATLGALLPAGWAARTRTATALRTE, via the coding sequence ATGAGCGCGCTCGGCGGGGTGGTGCGTGCCGGGGTGACGCGGCGCCGCATGCAGACGCTCGTGGTCGGGCTCGCCACGATGATGGCGGTGGCCGCCTCCATCCTCGGCGGCACGCTCATCGCGGTCTCCGGCGCGCCCTTCGGGGACGCCTTCGCCCGGCAGCACGGCGCGCACCTGTCCCTGCAGTTCGACGCGGGGGAGGTGAGCGCCGAGGAACTCGCGGGGACCGGGGACGCCGAGGGCGTGAGCGGCGCGGCCGGGCCGTTCCCCACGGCGACGGTCGCCCCGCGGTCGGACGGCCCGAACCCCGAGTGGCCGATGACCGTGGCAGGACGCGACGACCCGGGCCGTGAGGACGTGGACGCGGTGGAACTGCTCGACGGCCGGTGGGCCACGGCCCCCGGGGAGATCGTGGTGTCGGCCGACGCCCCGCTCATCGCGGTCCTGGGCATGGAGGTCACGTTCCCCGGCCTGTCCGACGGTCCCACGCTGACGGTGGTCGGCGTGGCCCGCTCGGTGACGGGAACCGCCGACGCGTGGGTCGTCCCGTCCCAGATGCCAGCCCTCACCGCGTCCGGCAGCGGCGGCTACCAGATGCTCTACCGCTTCGACGACGCCGGCACCGCCGCGCAGGTCGCGGCGGGCGGCGACGCCGTGACCGCCGGCCTGCCGGAGGATGCCGTCGTCGGCGAACAGTCGTGGCTGGCCGTCAAGGAATCCGTCGAACGTGACACCGCCGTGTACGTCCCGTTCCTCATGGCCTTCGGCGCCCTCGGGCTGATCATGTCGGTGCTCGTCGTCGGCAACATCGTCGCGTCGGCCGTCGGCACGGGCACCCGCCGCATCGGCGTCCTCAAGGCCGTCGGCTTCACTCCGGCCCAGGTCGTGCGGGCGTACGTGGGCCAGGCGCTGATCCCGGCCGCCGTCGGCACGGTCCTCGGCGTCGTCGCCGGCCACGTGTTCGCCGTCCCGGTGCTGGCCGAGGCCGGTGACGTGTACGGCGGCTCGTCCCTCGCCATCGACCCCCTGATCGACGTGGTGGTGATCGCCGGTGTGCTGGGCCTGGTCGCGGTGACCGCGTGGGCGAGCGCATGGCGGGCCGGGCGGCTGCGCACGGTGGACGCGCTCGCCGTCGGGCGTACGGCGTCGGCGGGGCGCGGCCGGTGGGCTGCCCGGCTGGCCGGACGGCTGCCGCTGCCGCAGCCGGTCGCGCTGGGCCTGGTCCGGCCCTTCGCGCGGCCCGCCCGCGCGCTGGCCATGGGCACGGCGGTCCTGTTCGGCGCGATCGCCGTCACGTTCACCGTGGGGATGGGGGCGACGCTCGGGCGGGTGATGGAGGCCAGGGCGCACGACGCCGCCGATGTCGTGGTGCCCGCGCCGATGCCGGACTTCGGTCCGGGGGAGCGGCCGGACGTCGATCAGGCGGCGGTCGCCGCAGCCATCGAGGCGAACACCGGAACCGGCGAGTTCTACAGCGCCTCGACGGTACGGGCGACCCTGGCCGGCAGGACCGGCACGATCGACGTGATCGCCTTCGACGGCGACGCGTCGTGGGGCGGCTACACGATGGTCTCCGGCCGCTGGCTCGACGGCCCCGGCGAGGCCGTTGTCCCGACCGGGTTCCTGACCACGACCGGGACCCGCATCGGCGACACCGTCACCCTGGACGGCCTCGCCGAGCCGGTCACCGTCAGCATCGTCGGCGAGGTCCTCGACCCCCGCAACGACGGCATGCAGGTCTTCACCGACGCCGCGACCATCGCGTCCGCGCAGCCCGATCCGTGGGAAACGAGCCACCACATCGCGGTCGCGCCCGGCACCGACCCGGCCCGCTACGCCGACGCGCTGAACAGGGAATTGGAGCCGCTGGGCGTCACCGCGCAGGTGGGCGGGCTCGACAGCAGCAGCAGTATGGTCCTCACCCTCAACGCGCTGTCCGGGGCACTGACGCTGATGCTCGTCGTCGTCGCCGCGCTCGGCGTGCTGAACGGCGTGCTGCTCGACACCCGCGAACGCGTCCGGGAGATCGGGATCCACAAGGCGCTCGGCATGGTCCCGCGGCAGACCGTCGCGATGGTCGTCACCTCGGTCGTGCTGACCGGGCTGATCGCGGGCGCCGTGGGCGTACCCCTCGGCGTCGCCCTGCACGGCCGGGTGCTCCCCGCCATGGGCGACACCGCGGGCCTCCGCCTCCCGGACTCCGTCCTCGCCGTCTACCACGCGACGGAACTGGTCCCCCTGGCGCTCGGCGGCCTCCTCATCGCGACGCTGGGCGCGCTCCTGCCCGCCGGCTGGGCCGCGAGGACACGGACCGCCACGGCACTGCGCACCGAGTAG
- a CDS encoding ABC transporter ATP-binding protein: MTMPVIELREVSRRYDDGPPALHGVSLTVEPGEAVAILGPSGSGKSTLLNLIAGLDRPDTGTVTVAGVRVDRLGEAGSALYRRAEVGMIFQFFNLLDDLTVTDNVVLPARLAGMARGEAGRRAAELLDLLGLDRHARAHPGRLSGGQRQRVAVARALMNRPALLLADEPTGALDTAAGHDVGGLLTALNAEGQTVVVVTHDEALARSCTNRTVRLADGRIVEDVRTREAVR, encoded by the coding sequence ATGACCATGCCGGTGATCGAACTCCGCGAGGTGAGCCGTCGCTACGACGACGGCCCGCCCGCCCTGCACGGGGTGTCGCTGACCGTGGAGCCCGGCGAGGCCGTCGCGATCCTCGGCCCCTCCGGCAGCGGCAAGTCCACGCTGCTCAACCTGATCGCGGGCCTGGACCGGCCCGACACGGGCACCGTGACCGTGGCCGGTGTGCGGGTCGACCGGCTCGGCGAGGCCGGGTCGGCGCTCTACCGGCGCGCCGAGGTCGGCATGATCTTCCAGTTCTTCAACCTGCTCGACGACCTCACCGTCACCGACAACGTCGTGCTGCCCGCGCGCCTCGCCGGCATGGCGCGCGGCGAGGCGGGCCGCCGCGCGGCGGAACTCCTCGACCTGCTCGGCCTCGACCGGCACGCCCGCGCCCACCCGGGCCGGCTCTCCGGCGGCCAGCGGCAACGCGTCGCCGTCGCCCGCGCGTTGATGAACCGGCCCGCGCTGCTCCTGGCCGACGAGCCGACCGGCGCCCTCGACACGGCCGCCGGGCACGACGTCGGCGGGCTGCTGACGGCCCTGAACGCCGAGGGGCAGACCGTCGTCGTCGTCACGCACGACGAGGCGCTCGCCCGGTCGTGCACGAACCGCACGGTCCGTCTCGCGGACGGCCGGATCGTCGAGGACGTACGGACGCGGGAGGCCGTCCGATGA